The Misgurnus anguillicaudatus chromosome 21, ASM2758022v2, whole genome shotgun sequence genome includes a window with the following:
- the golm2 gene encoding protein GOLM2 isoform X1, with translation MIGFSANRRGGRLPSFILIALLVIIGIVSFNYWSVSSKHGRLLDELAEVQTQVKRTDAARSRLEKRNSELMMQVDAHRKQIEQKDGDYSTLESKLENRDAQLKSCNDEKNQLQIDVSAKMLELHKLEEQMKELRQEIIRQEDQLREVRKNSTNLEKKLEYESLQCGRQMTELKAEYEESKKRAEDDAAKLRKNLIETGKKGGVGRQVDLELNSNKRLDRKDTAEHHTVAPQHDGPGLKDEMVKPGSDAGMPGIEDSEVGKIEVGQFALKKPAITQKHMEPAEAAAMLKEERAGLAALARPGDDHARGQPLDQPDVPHDESLHLRKHEGLVQQQVPKPVADKPMLFDEDNKVAIKADEFGEQRRQLGAPEDFKAEGVGLPPPPNPAQVLPKPIDPHNGREPAPADPPRHRQSRFFDENESPVDPQHGNKLADYNGDDGNVGEYEADKQAELAYNEEEDGDGGEEDVQDDEDREAPGERAVEYGKRHKAIDIL, from the exons ATGATCGGGTTCAGCGCGAATCGACGCGGAGGTCGCCTCCCGTCTTTCATCCTGATCGCGTTATTGGTGATTATTGGCATTGTGTCGTTTAACTACTGGAGCGTGTCCAGTAAGCACGGAAGGCTGCTGGACGAGCTGGCCGAGGTGCAAACGCAGGTGAAGCGCACCGACGCTGCGCGCTCCCGCCTGGAGAAGAGAAACTCCGAGCTGATGATGCAGGTGGACGCGCACAGGAAACAGATCGAGCAGAAAGATGGAGATTACAGCACGCTGGAGAGCAAACTGGAGAACAGGGATGCGCAGCTGAAATCCTGCAACGATGAAAAG AATCAACTCCAAATTGATGTCAGTGCCAAGATGTTGGAGCTTCACAAGCTGGAGG AGCAGATGAAGGAGTTAAGACAGGAAATCATCCGACAGGAAGACCAGTTAAGGGAGGTGCGGAAAAACAGCACCAACCTGGAGAAAAAACTAGAAtatgagag CTTGCAGTGTGGTCGCCAAATGACTGAGCTGAAAGCAGAGTATGAAGAGAGCAAGAAGAGAGCGGAAGATGACGCGGCCAAACTCAGAAAG AATTTAATAGAGACtggtaaaaaaggaggagtgggtCGGCAAGTGGATCTGGAACTGAACTCAAACAAAAGACTAGACAGAAAGGACACTGCAGAGCACCACACTGTGGCTCCACAACATGATGGCCCGGGTCTAAAAG ATGAAATGGTTAAACCTGGTAGTGATGCAGGAATGCCTGGCATTGAGGACAGTGAAGTAGGCAAGATAGAAGTTGGACAGTTTG CACTAAAGAAGCCGGCCATCACACAGAAACACATGGAGCCTGCGGAGGCTGCAGCGATGCTAAAGGAAGAGAGGGCAGGACTTGCAGCTTTAGCCCGACCAGGAGATGATCATGCCCGTGGGCAGCCGCTGGATCAACCAGATGTGCCCCACGATGAAAGTCTGCATTTGAGGAAACACGAGGGCCTCGTCCAGCAGCAGGTTCCAAAGCCAGTGGCTGACAAACCCATGCTGTTTGATGAGGATAATAAGGTGGCCATAAAGGCAGATGAGTTTGGGGAGCAGCGCAGACAACTGGGAG CTCCTGAAGATTTTAAGGCAGAGGGAGTTGGACTTCCTCCTCCTCCTAACCCTGCTCAGGTCCTGCCCAAACCTATTGATCCTCACAATGGCAGGGAACCTGCGCCCGCCGACCCTCCACGTCACCGTCAGA GCCGTTTCTTTGATGAAAATGAGTCCCCTGTAGATCCGCAACACGGCAATAAGCTGGCGGACTACAACGGGGACGACGGCAACGTGGGTGAGTATGAGGCGGACAAGCAGGCCGAGCTGGCCTACAATGAGGAAGAGGATGGTGATGGTGGGGAGGAAGACGTCCAAG atGATGAAGACCGGGAGGCTCCAGGTGAAAGGGCTGTGGAATATGGAAAACGACATAAAGCAATTGACATCCTGTAG
- the golm2 gene encoding protein GOLM2 isoform X2, which produces MIGFSANRRGGRLPSFILIALLVIIGIVSFNYWSVSSKHGRLLDELAEVQTQVKRTDAARSRLEKRNSELMMQVDAHRKQIEQKDGDYSTLESKLENRDAQLKSCNDEKNQLQIDVSAKMLELHKLEEQMKELRQEIIRQEDQLREVRKNSTNLEKKLEYESLQCGRQMTELKAEYEESKKRAEDDAAKLRKNLIETGKKGGVGRQVDLELNSNKRLDRKDTAEHHTVAPQHDGPGLKDEMVKPGSDAGMPGIEDSEVGKIEVGQFALKKPAITQKHMEPAEAAAMLKEERAGLAALARPGDDHARGQPLDQPDVPHDESLHLRKHEGLVQQQVPKPVADKPMLFDEDNKVAIKADEFGEQRRQLGAPEDFKAEGVGLPPPPNPAQVLPKPIDPHNGREPAPADPPRHRQNDEDREAPGERAVEYGKRHKAIDIL; this is translated from the exons ATGATCGGGTTCAGCGCGAATCGACGCGGAGGTCGCCTCCCGTCTTTCATCCTGATCGCGTTATTGGTGATTATTGGCATTGTGTCGTTTAACTACTGGAGCGTGTCCAGTAAGCACGGAAGGCTGCTGGACGAGCTGGCCGAGGTGCAAACGCAGGTGAAGCGCACCGACGCTGCGCGCTCCCGCCTGGAGAAGAGAAACTCCGAGCTGATGATGCAGGTGGACGCGCACAGGAAACAGATCGAGCAGAAAGATGGAGATTACAGCACGCTGGAGAGCAAACTGGAGAACAGGGATGCGCAGCTGAAATCCTGCAACGATGAAAAG AATCAACTCCAAATTGATGTCAGTGCCAAGATGTTGGAGCTTCACAAGCTGGAGG AGCAGATGAAGGAGTTAAGACAGGAAATCATCCGACAGGAAGACCAGTTAAGGGAGGTGCGGAAAAACAGCACCAACCTGGAGAAAAAACTAGAAtatgagag CTTGCAGTGTGGTCGCCAAATGACTGAGCTGAAAGCAGAGTATGAAGAGAGCAAGAAGAGAGCGGAAGATGACGCGGCCAAACTCAGAAAG AATTTAATAGAGACtggtaaaaaaggaggagtgggtCGGCAAGTGGATCTGGAACTGAACTCAAACAAAAGACTAGACAGAAAGGACACTGCAGAGCACCACACTGTGGCTCCACAACATGATGGCCCGGGTCTAAAAG ATGAAATGGTTAAACCTGGTAGTGATGCAGGAATGCCTGGCATTGAGGACAGTGAAGTAGGCAAGATAGAAGTTGGACAGTTTG CACTAAAGAAGCCGGCCATCACACAGAAACACATGGAGCCTGCGGAGGCTGCAGCGATGCTAAAGGAAGAGAGGGCAGGACTTGCAGCTTTAGCCCGACCAGGAGATGATCATGCCCGTGGGCAGCCGCTGGATCAACCAGATGTGCCCCACGATGAAAGTCTGCATTTGAGGAAACACGAGGGCCTCGTCCAGCAGCAGGTTCCAAAGCCAGTGGCTGACAAACCCATGCTGTTTGATGAGGATAATAAGGTGGCCATAAAGGCAGATGAGTTTGGGGAGCAGCGCAGACAACTGGGAG CTCCTGAAGATTTTAAGGCAGAGGGAGTTGGACTTCCTCCTCCTCCTAACCCTGCTCAGGTCCTGCCCAAACCTATTGATCCTCACAATGGCAGGGAACCTGCGCCCGCCGACCCTCCACGTCACCGTCAGA atGATGAAGACCGGGAGGCTCCAGGTGAAAGGGCTGTGGAATATGGAAAACGACATAAAGCAATTGACATCCTGTAG